GTACCTCTATCAATCAAGATCCATGCTTAGTATTCAACTTTAATCTTGAATAATTTGGTGCTAGCTTTTGCTCATGATAAGACTTGGACACTTGAATTGATACATTGTTATTGAAGCATTTTCAATACTTTTGATATGATTATTTGACAttcattttgtcttcatcaaaacacattggattgagagtcttgacttcacatcACCCATTTAAGGAAGGATGGGATTGAGAAGAATATGGTTACTAAAGGAGGATTACCTGGACATCCTGCTCAATTTTTGATAGAGAAAGCTCTCATCTTTTCAAAGGAAGGAAAGGTAGATGACTTTGAAGTTGTATTTGCCTTGCTTGTTTATGGATTGTTCTTGTTTCCAAATATTGATaactttgttgatatgaatgcaatcaAAGTCATCATGAAAGGAAACCCTgttcctactttgcttggggacacTCACTACTCCATCAACTTCAGAAATTCCTATGGAAAGGGAATGATCACCTATTGTACTCCTTTTCTATACAAGTGGTACATATCTCATTTCCTAATTACCAATGATTGTTGGGACCTTCAAGAAGGACAAATATGGTATCAAAAGATTATGACTCTCATCAACACAGATATAGTTTGGACTAAAAAATATTTCTGTAGGATAAAGACCCTGGATTGCTGTGGTGATtttcctaatgtacctcttcttggtataaagggaggaatcagttatatcCCTATTTTAACTCATCATCAATTTGGTTTTCCTATGGACAAGAGACCGAGGAATATCTTGTTGGATGGATTCTTCTTTGAAGAAGGGATAGGAAACAAAGAGTTTAGAGAAAGGATTGCTATTTTTTGGCATCCAAGTCATAGAAAAGAAATCAAAGATTGGAAAACCAAAGGAGATCTCTCACCTGAGGATGCCTTATCTTCCTGAGACATCTGCACCTCATGTTGTAAAACCTCTTGTACCTGTTGTTTCTCCTCCAACAATGGAAGATTTCCAATTAGCTCTAAAGAAGTTGAAGATATCAAGGGAGTATTGGAAGAACAAGTTTGAAGCTTCAGAATCTGAGAAGAGTATCATGGATGATCTCTTTGAAgaacaaatcaaataaaaagattACCTACTTTTCCTCCAAGATGGTTGGCTTATGGAAAAGGATGCTAAAATTGCTAAGTATGCAAGAGAAAAGAAGAGGAAGCAAGAAGAAACACCCTCTCCTAAAGAAAGTGCATGAAAGAGCGTCATTGAGAAGCATAAGAAGGTCAAATTGAAAAATCAAGAGAGGAACACTCAAGATGATATGGATACTTCACATTTAGATCTCTTAGGGTTGCTTTAAGATTTTCTAGCTTTCTTTATTATTTCTATCTTGTAACTCTTGAAAGTATTTGTACCTTGGACGACCCTTGTCCCTTGTAAACTCTTGAAATAAATTGGTACTTCGATTGTTCCTCGGGTGACCCTTGTCCCTTATATGTACCAAGGATGTCCCCTGTCCCTTATTATTAATAAATGAAATTTTCTATTCATGTTACCCTATTATGCTTGCATTAAACTCTTTTAAATTCCTtgaataaaattgataaaaaaacaaaataaaaagtctTTTGCATGCATGCATCAAGTCGCATCATTCATTCCTGAGTCAGAGTCTCATTCCTTCCTCCTTCTTTCCTCAGAAAGTCAAGCAGACGAACCGATATAGTACTCGCGCCAATCATCATCGAAGCAAGGAAGATTGTATAGTTGATGACCAAGAATGGCAAGAGGAATTTGTTGTCTCGCGCTCTGGTATTGAAAGATTGACATTTATGGTTCAAGACCTGGTGGCTGCTTAGAATCATCTATCAACTCAAGCACAAGCTACTATGATTTATGAAGTCAAGACTCCTCAAATTCCTTCAAATCCGGTGTTGAATCCTATGACCACTAGGCTCTTTGGAATAGAGATGGATTTCCAATTGGCTGGACGACAGATTCCTACTCAAAAAGCTATAATTCCTCAAGCAGTTATGACCATTACTCCTGCTGTAGTTGATCGCGACTTTATGTGTCTATTAGTCGgaagactgcaagtgcacagtcgtttcgtgtagttttaaaagatatcgaatccataaggactatgaatcgatctaacattatctaaagttactatgtaaagctaaggctagtgatattttaattatgttttaggGGGAATAAGACTTAGATCTAGATAAAATATTAATAggcggatatcggtatgtaattcGTCAAACTTAGGGAATTCGAAGTTCCACTGGCCTGGTTTTTAATCTAACAAAAATCCTTCATTAAAACCGTTAATATAAaagtcatcttctcaaactctcgctctgttgaatCAGACTATGATTCTAACTCGTAATGTATGCTCTCGTTATCCTATTAGATTTAAaaccactttttgaaaataacagaGTTAGAATTCCCTTTTCagcaaatattatttatttaaaaacccttatctcaaactctcgctctattaaCTTAGATTATGCTAGTAATCTCcaacgtacgctctcgctgtcctgctgagtttaaaaacactttttgaaaataaataaaaatctaaatagttttaatacgctctcgctatccttaaaactaatgtccagtTTCCACTATCTGGTTAAATATCTCAAAATCTCGCTATATTGATTTCTAACCTTAGTCCAGTTTTTAAATCTCAAACTTTTGCTCTGTTGATTTTCTAACCTTCTAACAAATTCCATTAGACACTAAAACCAGAAAAGGTGATTTttcgataaaataatatttagaccagtttatttcggatccctttggCTAGATTAAGTTACATACCGACACCTGATTAATTTGGCTAAACATACTTATtgaattaaacatgcataaacaataataattcatatatttaggcatattcaataatttataagcaagaaatataaaactataaattaaataaatgatagaAATAAAACCTGGAAAAATATAACTTGAATTAAATCTTGAACTTGAAATAGAGAACACTCCACCACAAGCCGGTTGGATCTGTTCTTAAAATTCTTCGATCAAATAATGAAAACAAGGAattaaaatactatgatctaacgtaaggttagatccaaTAAAAATTACACAATAGTTTCCGATGTAGAAactattgtgagaaaataaatatctacctaaaagtatgaaaagaagaaggaaataaTAACTTAAACTTGAATGCTGGAAAATATTGCTGGAATCGAAAATAGGAAAAGCTGAATGAGAGAAACTATGGCTGGGACTAAAAATGGTCCAACCCCTTTTACATGAATATTCCGTTCTTTATATAGTGAGAATTGTTGGAAGTTAGATAATGGAGATCATGGTTGGAGAAGTTGAGAAAAGCATGGGGTGAGTGGTCTTAGTGACTTCATTTGGTGATTGAGAAAATGTTCACGTGTGAGGAAATATAGGGAGCACTTAAATTCATTTATTTGACTTGGTGGAGTTCAAAGTGCATGAGAAAGTCTTGGCAAGAAAATCGGAGACGTGGGTCTCCACTTGAGTAGTCTTGAGACGGGGGGTCTCAAGTTGTTGAgattggagacgggcgtctccatccTTGGAGGGCCTTTGAGGCGGGCGCCTCCCTTTGTGAGGTGGGCCTTGAGGCGGGCGTCTCCACTATTTTCGTTGACTGGGCCTTTTTGTTTCTTCAAAtatctttatttcttttcttcttattaCCCCCCATCTTGCTATTTgtatttcttttgctttttgaatcaatttcttctctttttttcaaataattCTCGCATGAACATAATACCTGAAACAATTATAATACCAACATAATAccgtaataaaatataattataataaaataacgaaatgatttatgttataatcgagccaaatatacgatataattacGTGTTATCCGTAGTAAACCTTGTTCCTCTCCACAATGAGAAAATATTCCATGGTGCACCTTCTGAAGGCATGGGTAGAATAGAAGAGTTTGAAGACCAATTTCTAGAGATGCAGAAAGAGCTCAAGGCCCTAAGGGGAAAAGATCTATTTGGGAAAGAAGTTAATTATCTTTGCTTGGTTCCAAATGTCAAGGTTCCTGCCAAGTTCAAACTCCCAGAATTTGAGGAATACAAGGGGAATTCTTGTCCTCACAGTCATTTGATCATATATGTCTAAAAGATATCTATGCACACTGAAGACCAATGCCTGCTGATTTAttactttcaagatagcttatctggagctactttgaaatggtatatgggcTTAGATAGTACACATATTCGTACTTTCCATGGCTTAGGTGAAGCATTTATAGgacaatacaagtacaacattAATATGGCGCCGGACAGAGATTAACTCCGCGTTATATCCTAGAAGGAGAAAGAATCATTCAAAAAATACGCGCAAAGATGGCGTGAATTAGTTGCTCAATCATCCCTCCGATGGAAGAGAAGGAAATGACTAAGGTGCTCCTTAAGACCCTAAGTGCATTTTATTACGAAAGAATGGTGGCAAGCACACCCAATGACTTTACaaagatggtaaacatggggatgcgactTGAAGAAGGTATTCGCGAGGGCTGTCTAAGCAAAGAAGTTGATTCATCATCATCTAGTGGTGGAACGAAAAGGTTTGGAAGTAACTTTaccaagaagaaagaagaaattgTAAACACTGTTTCAAAAGGAAGTAAGAGACAATATCAGCCTCAATAGATTGTCGTTGTTACTCCCATTATTAATCAGGCTCCGCAACAAAATGTTCAGAGACTTTAATTTCAACAACAACCTCGACACATGTAACACGtgtaaaataacaaacaaaaacaagaatGAGATTTAGATGAAGAGGGAGGGAAAAAAACtcaaactatcattaatatctttcatctaatattatggattcggttctttcaaacctatcaacatcctatatccaatgatattaatgaaatcaaGTTGGAGTATCATAAAATATTCCCAAGGTCAAAATTAAGAACAAAGAAACAAAAACTTtaactaaaacaaataaaaagaattctcttaaccatCATGGGACTTCACTGACGGTTCATTAGAGGAATGATAAGACCATAACCTCCACACAATGAACTCTTCAAAGCTTGCATCCAAAAATTAAGAGAGAGGAGATGAAGAGAGatattgaaaaatatataaaaagatattgattaaaaatagacctcattaaaacaattttttgatattttaatatagaaaataacaaaaagaactaatactaatatatttttgtatttttgaaaatatgaaattaaaataagaattaaaagaaaattgttCATAGATAAAACAAATTATATGGACATTTAAAAAAAGGGTAAATGGGGTGTGAGTCTAATTGGGAAGCTGAAGAGAGAAACCAAATTGGGCTTCTGCAAAAGCCAATGACTAGGCCCACAACAACAAACCGAACCGCCCTTCGTTCTTCTTTCCATCTTCACGCACAATACTCCCTTCTTCTACTTTCTTCTAGTTGTCGCTGTTGTTGATTATGTGGATGCGATGATGAGTGGTTGTGTGTTGAACGTCCCGATTTCTTTTGTGTGTTGCGTTGTTGAAACGTTGCTGAAGTTGAACGTTGAATGATGGTGTTGGTCAGATGCAGATTCGTTGCGATTCGTGTGCAGATGTTGTGCGTGGAAGCGAATCGGTGATGTTGTTTGGTTGCAGTATGATTGTTGTGAGATGCCGAGTTAACTCTCTTTGTTGCTGGTTTTCACGAAATTGAATGATGCGGTGAAGCTCGGTTTATGACGAGAATGTGATGGTGTGGTGAATCATGTTTTGCAGGTATGATGCGTTTAAAGGTTGAAATGGAAGGTTAAATTGTGCTTTGGTTTTAAAGGTGATTGTAAAAGAGGTTATGGTTTGTACAAATGTGAAGTTGATGATGTTGAAGGTGATGTCCGCAAAAACTGATAGAAGGTTGTGTTAGCGAAGATGTTATAGCTTATACAGGTTTTGTGAGGTTTGGAAGAAGATATTGCAAGGTTCACATTGGAGGAAGTTTTTTCTATTGAATTTTCTGCAGAGTACTTATGAATTTTTCCTCTCCTTTCTTGTGGTGTGAGCAAGTCTTTTATAGGCTGAGTGAGAGGAGGGTAAAAGGGAAATTCTAGAAGAAATGGGATAAGGATCAGAGGTGATGATACCCTGATTTGGTGGGATTTATGGGTGCAAACCTTGTGTAGAAATTGCTGTCaatttttgtatttcatttccaTTTTTTTTCTGCAAGGTGAAACTGTGTGGTTTTGAATGTGAGGACCTCACTCAATTTTAGTGACTTTTGCTTAATGAAAAAATGGGATAGAGATCTTCTCCATttcttaaatataaaattaaataaatgtgaaataaatGTCACATGTCATGAAAATACGTGTTATTTATATACAAAACTATAATAATGAAGAAAATGGAGAGAGGgaaaaatggagaggatccttACTAGAAAAAATGGCTTATTAATTCAACAAAGTGGCTCAAGACAAATTCAAACATGGCTTAGACTTATTCCAATTGGCTCATAGTGAATGGCTTGAAGCTTGATGTTGAATGGCTCAAATGACTTGGACTACCAAATGGACTTTCCCAATTTCATTGGACTTGGACAAACTAAATAGGCTTTGCACTCATGAATAAACCTCCCTCTTTTAATTGTACCtatcaaaataaaagaagaacaacaaaatggcaaaataaaatgatagaaaaaaatgatttattaactttaataaaaaaattcaacataagaataaatagaattttaaattaaatttataaatcgAAAAAGATTAGTAAAATGAACATAAATACTATTAAaccgtaaaaaataaaataaaataaaatgcgcAAAATGATCATGTACatataatttttgattttttttccaaatgaaatGCAAATGGACACATAAAATGTGGAGAAAAAATTAGGATATGACAGAtgtccctatttaagtttcttctatccggagatatgAAGATGGAAATCTgtctcgacgtgattgaagagacttaaatacataaTGCATAATTTTTGTCCCTAAGATGCCATGCAatgattatgattatgaatgtAAGAGATGAAATTTCCACACGAGGGAAACAAGACAccactgggtaaagaaaagataGACTCCATCCGGGGAAGAAagctccactggggaaaacaccTTGCACAGGTAGAAAAACTGTTGATGCTCtgtctgttctgtattattgtctaatgtttggctaaaacatataatagcagcaaatggtataattgtgaatcttgcaagtttaaaaagaataaaaaaggtacaagcaagatgttagatggaatgtcatgacatcaactcatgacatcgcgcctgcagaactggaaggaagattcagtttatacttaacagatacaggatattcgcagaatattttgtaatcctatgtggcgcatatttaaaggtcaaaagaatatttgaagaatcagatcagaagattgaataTTCATGAAGAAtctgatcagaagattgaagattcaacagtttctaatttaggagataaattaggaaactcatgattaaaagaccttatttgtagcagaatatttttgcatatttgtaacagcaaggagtgctgcgatttgtaagcccaagtccaattgggatcaggttataaataggaaactttgtaacctagtttgataaAGAAAACTTTGTTtagaaacgatgtagtcattagggtttctataggtagaccacccaggttgtgggatggctgccatgtccttctcgaaacctgtaggttagagaagtgattgtcctcactcgaaacctgtaggtaagagttgagtattgtattcttgatcgaagctgtgaagcaagatcaagttattgtgcattgttaattgtgtaaatagctgttgcagggttgtaacagttatgtatcactagggagtgagcagaggttctcttgtcttggatggagttctgagataaaggttgcattgggtagtgactaggtaaaccagaggttgtttatctgtaaacctgaggttgtttacataaaatagtactactgatagtgaaatcttcttcatggcttggtagcccctagagtaggtagttataccgaattgggttaacaattgactgtgttatttatcttctgctttgtttgttcagttatgaatgttatgacattgTTTATAACATCATGTTCAAAAGTGTTAGTTGTTCTTGAACAAAACCATATACAGATTATAACCTGGTTATGTCtactgaacatgtgtgatcccaggtctcattgactcctgTTTAGGAGTAATTAATAAATGGGGGATATGTCTATTCTGCctatgctacattaataacagttCAGATAtcttgacatcgggattgacatccgagtctgtcatacccgaatttcaattggtataagAGCAGGCGCCCTGTcggtttctggatgagatccatgagggataaaTTCTAGATTGTTTGAACAAAGAATATTCATATtatatggtcccttgaagtggaggatgaacctatatgattagaccaacctgacctaagAGCTGTGATGCTGGAACAAGGAGTGCTAAATCCAAAGATTTCATGCGGGAGTAAAGAACTTGAATTTCAGAACTAATTCGACCAGTATCTATGGACAGAGAAGAAgcacatcaaaaccttcatgcaggagtgaagatattgataaggtaacctctgtattTCTGTAAGTTTGTCAAGTCAGGATTTTGGTTAGGTCTAGTCAATTGCTtgatgcagaagcaagcattgtgcaaggttgagcagcaatcaatctgtagttgtcatgcttactattaacacttaaagtaagcattgtgtgaattctgttgaggtatgactattttccgctgcatagtatCTGAGAAAACCTAGGTTTATGTATagtcaacagaatgtatggcaggtattggcagctataattaaagtgtcaaagatacttgagtaacctctcaagtccactcataatgacaTGGTTTATTATAGCTGATGAacgtcaactgatcaatgatattcataattatctgcaagtgtgtaccttgaaaATTTCAAGGttgagtgttcctagaaggaggaataAATGTTCTACTAGATGTtaggacattaagaactggtatgcaactaccagttgaagaacagatgttctggtgctaaactaatgtagtgtgagaacattggtttggaacctactcctggtctggaagaggaaacatctggctaagttaatcaggacacgattaacatgtgctcaaTACTTctaagaaaactcatgaaggtattcctttctgatccttaGTGTTGTACTTATGAAGAGCCTATATCTGCGAGTTTCCTCTGATCAACAAAACCAGATATGTATTCATAACCATAGATCAGTTGTTagagctgaatactgtgtctcaatcacagtgaaatatggttaaggatgtgtactgccctagttgttatccagaaagggtagtgttgtttgaaatcaaggaagtcagatgaatctgactaattctgtgtcatgctataactaagtctgttccagaaacctagctaagggaatctcctctataggtacaaactatggcatccatcatctcaaaattagAATGAAAGTcaaaagaaaagcttattgagatgctggctactgtatcccttgatgtgtctggatattcctgataattggattattttgttattacctcgagtgttgtcaatttgacattaaagatgttaaccaagaaccatgaaggatgatgtcatatctgatgttacaacatcatctcaagatcttcagttattttgtttatttgccaagaaaataaagtataaatatgaagaggtaatcagtcagaatgacctagtgtgagtagcaaattctaactgaaaagctggaaagtactttgacgggagacttagtacttattaggtttagaacctggatgctggactgagaagaagttcttctagccatgagttctcaattatcttcacacatcaaagaagaaggcaagagtctctgatgtggcatactgattctgttaaatatcttgatgggagctggatatttacaatgtATGTATAAAAAAACTCAGACGTGTATATTGGAGATCattttatggttatacaatcacagtttcttctatttcaagttaCAGAGTgcggcaatctgaatcttgtgtagcaagcaaaccgaggtttctaaacttggaaactgtggcaaattccaaatgaagggaacttcaaggacgaaTATCAAAGATTTCTTAGAGttatatatctcagggggagtaaaagagtatgaagatcagcaaagacaatgtttttCTGCTTCTATCCATTTGCAAAGtcttttcaaagactaatcttgaagaaagaagaataaagtcacacaaaaaccttagaacataactcaaatcatgtttattctcaaagaccagcaaagaatattctttgcactATCATCTAATGACATGAATttatggtgtgtatcacttgttctgatctagtgcatgatccaacctatgcacaagtccactTGGTGCAGTTCAttctcaaataacatttcttgatgaagactttggttaaagtccaggtatgttgtttaaattgctcaagtttatagagtcttttcgttttgtttgagtcttgtttgagtccctcatgttcttctttcggatatgagaaGTGTCTAAAGTCTAGGTTATGCTT
The Vicia villosa cultivar HV-30 ecotype Madison, WI linkage group LG6, Vvil1.0, whole genome shotgun sequence genome window above contains:
- the LOC131613672 gene encoding uncharacterized protein LOC131613672, yielding MVTKGGLPGHPAQFLIEKALIFSKEGKVDDFEVVFALLVYGLFLFPNIDNFVDMNAIKVIMKGNPVPTLLGDTHYSINFRNSYGKGMITYCTPFLYKWYISHFLITNDCWDLQEGQIWYQKIMTLINTDIVWTKKYFCRIKTLDCCGDFPNVPLLGIKGGISYIPILTHHQFGFPMDKRPRNILLDGFFFEEGIGNKEFRERIAIFWHPSHRKEIKDWKTKGDLSPEDALSS